The following proteins are encoded in a genomic region of Fundidesulfovibrio putealis DSM 16056:
- a CDS encoding cell division ATP-binding protein FtsE: MISAVHLTHAFGDHLALRAVSFRVRKGEFAFLTGHSGAGKTTLLRLLHGDVALQRGKASIAGYDLAGIRKSQLPYLRRDVAVVFQDFKILMDRTVEENVRLPLEVSGLSWDQIKRRVDSVLASLHLTRMARLECQSLSGGEQQRVAIARAMAGGPKVILADEPTGNLDWDMAQRLMEVFKEFHAHGVTILMATHNQEIVRTTPQARVLSLEAGFLLSGGEEAPAEGYPDSARDADELRREAGNGEMFEFSMKPPRDGQS, translated from the coding sequence ATGATATCGGCCGTCCACCTGACCCACGCCTTCGGCGACCACCTCGCCCTTCGCGCCGTGAGCTTTCGCGTGCGCAAGGGCGAGTTCGCCTTCCTGACCGGGCACTCCGGCGCGGGCAAGACCACGCTGCTGCGCCTGCTGCACGGCGACGTCGCGCTCCAACGCGGCAAGGCGTCCATCGCGGGGTATGACCTGGCGGGCATCCGAAAGAGCCAGCTGCCCTATCTGCGCCGCGACGTGGCCGTGGTCTTCCAGGACTTCAAGATCCTCATGGACCGCACCGTGGAGGAGAACGTGCGCCTGCCCCTGGAGGTCAGCGGCCTCTCCTGGGACCAGATCAAGCGCCGGGTGGACTCGGTGCTGGCCTCCCTGCACCTGACCCGCATGGCCCGGCTGGAGTGCCAGAGCCTCTCCGGGGGCGAGCAGCAGCGCGTGGCCATCGCCAGGGCCATGGCCGGAGGACCCAAGGTCATCCTGGCCGACGAGCCCACCGGCAACCTGGACTGGGACATGGCCCAGCGTTTGATGGAGGTGTTCAAGGAGTTCCACGCCCACGGCGTGACCATCCTCATGGCCACCCACAACCAGGAGATCGTTCGCACCACGCCCCAGGCGCGGGTGCTGAGCCTGGAGGCGGGGTTCCTGCTCTCCGGCGGCGAGGAGGCTCCTGCCGAAGGGTACCCGGACTCGGCGCGCGATGCTGATGAACTGAGGCGCGAGGCAGGAAACGGCGAAATGTTCGAGTTCTCCATGAAGCCCCCCAGGGACGGTCAATCATGA
- a CDS encoding cell division protein FtsX has translation MTMLGRAFARAFIQLARSPGLHAMAALALALTCFLAGAFGLFLSNLDSHLRKHQGHAQFQIYWKPGTDMAQVRQQWDAIRSISGVDEFVAFTPDQALESLKRSMGDGMDFSWMGASPMPATALASLRVVSEDARPARIFLERLKALPGVDKVRINPMQLDVATALRSLSMQALVPLSVSLSLAIAMVAYLAARLCLEGRRAEVEIMRLVGAQEWFVRLPWAVSAGFTGLIGALLGLGALYTLQLALSGVLYEPPLWIRLGPLPLEEAGAMLLMALAMSSLGGWLAARE, from the coding sequence ATGACCATGCTGGGGCGCGCCTTCGCCCGCGCCTTCATCCAGTTGGCCAGGAGCCCCGGCCTGCACGCCATGGCCGCCCTGGCCCTGGCGCTCACCTGCTTTCTGGCCGGAGCCTTCGGTCTGTTCCTCTCCAACCTGGATTCGCACCTGCGCAAGCACCAGGGGCACGCCCAGTTCCAGATCTACTGGAAACCCGGCACGGACATGGCCCAGGTGCGCCAGCAGTGGGACGCCATCCGCTCCATCTCCGGCGTGGACGAGTTCGTGGCCTTCACCCCGGACCAGGCCCTGGAGAGCCTGAAGCGTTCCATGGGCGACGGCATGGACTTCTCCTGGATGGGCGCAAGCCCCATGCCCGCCACGGCCCTGGCCTCCCTGCGGGTGGTCAGCGAGGACGCCCGCCCGGCCCGGATATTCCTGGAGCGCCTCAAAGCCCTGCCCGGCGTGGACAAGGTGCGCATAAACCCCATGCAGCTGGACGTGGCCACGGCGCTGCGCTCGCTGTCCATGCAGGCGCTGGTGCCGTTGTCCGTGTCGCTGTCCCTGGCCATCGCCATGGTGGCCTATCTGGCGGCGCGGCTGTGCCTGGAGGGCCGCCGGGCCGAGGTGGAGATCATGCGCCTCGTGGGCGCGCAGGAGTGGTTCGTGCGCCTGCCCTGGGCCGTGAGCGCGGGCTTCACCGGCCTGATTGGAGCGCTTCTGGGCCTGGGGGCGCTGTACACGCTGCAACTGGCCCTTTCAGGCGTTCTGTACGAGCCGCCCCTGTGGATCAGGCTCGGGCCTCTCCCGCTGGAGGAGGCTGGGGCCATGCTGCTCATGGCGCTGGCCATGTCCTCCCTGGGCGGCTGGCTGGCCGCCAGGGAGTAG
- a CDS encoding glycosyltransferase family protein — protein MPGPGESTRNLEHPGGLIAWFGREYFAGSLRALGRRLLVHSHHKPRLFTWENVLSVCGEAPQVLVLGDRSHPPPFLGLENFPCLTVFFSVDSHIHAWHPLYAQAFDACLVALKDDLPNYVQGRLGPERLLWTPAYALNPENMPWTPAEPEWDVLFVGAVDPETTPGRVAFLGELSRELPGLEVRQGDFLELFPKGKVILNVAERGDLNYRVFEALAMGKPLLTPRTGNGLLDLFEDGVHLLTYAPGDAADCAAKARWLLDHPQEAETMGRAGKRLVDEKHRARHRAATFSAFLDERLAEGNAERLSLARTLHESVLKPLHLHFAEIAGDPAFARAYLADACRR, from the coding sequence GTGCCCGGTCCCGGTGAGTCCACCCGGAATCTCGAGCATCCTGGCGGCCTGATCGCCTGGTTCGGTCGCGAATACTTCGCCGGATCGCTGCGCGCCCTGGGGCGGCGTCTGCTGGTGCATTCCCACCACAAGCCGCGCCTGTTCACCTGGGAGAACGTCCTGTCCGTGTGCGGGGAGGCTCCCCAGGTGCTGGTTCTTGGCGACCGGAGCCACCCCCCGCCGTTCCTGGGCCTGGAAAACTTCCCCTGCCTGACCGTGTTCTTCAGCGTGGACAGCCACATACACGCCTGGCATCCCCTGTATGCCCAGGCCTTCGACGCCTGCCTGGTGGCCCTGAAGGATGACCTGCCGAACTACGTCCAGGGACGCCTTGGTCCGGAGCGGCTTCTGTGGACCCCGGCCTACGCCCTGAACCCGGAGAACATGCCCTGGACCCCGGCTGAGCCGGAATGGGACGTTTTGTTCGTGGGGGCGGTGGACCCGGAGACCACGCCGGGGCGCGTCGCGTTTCTGGGAGAGCTTTCGCGCGAACTGCCCGGGCTGGAAGTCCGGCAGGGGGATTTCCTGGAGCTTTTCCCCAAGGGGAAGGTGATCCTCAACGTGGCGGAGCGGGGCGACCTGAACTACCGGGTGTTCGAGGCCCTGGCCATGGGCAAGCCGCTGCTCACGCCGCGCACCGGCAACGGGCTTCTGGACCTGTTCGAGGACGGGGTGCATCTTCTGACCTACGCGCCGGGCGACGCGGCGGACTGCGCGGCCAAGGCCCGCTGGCTGCTGGACCACCCGCAGGAGGCCGAAACCATGGGCCGCGCAGGAAAGAGGCTGGTGGACGAGAAACACAGGGCCAGACACCGCGCCGCAACGTTTTCGGCTTTCCTGGACGAACGGTTGGCCGAGGGCAACGCCGAGCGGCTCTCCCTGGCCCGGACGCTCCACGAGAGCGTGCTCAAGCCGCTGCACCTGCACTTCGCCGAGATTGCGGGCGACCCTGCCTTTGCAAGGGCCTATCTGGCCGACGCCTGCCGCCGCTGA
- a CDS encoding glycosyltransferase family protein translates to MNAKPLAVYVSPSLAPWLEAFPAEVAVLTPPPGIFDLPAALEERGLRPDLILQDERLAPRVLLKGLETLPCPKVFWSLDPHLNPYWQAPYSTLFDAVAVTQKDWVEPMRRAGNPAQTAARSVEWITWNARSVAWTPFAERQDNAAFVGRINEFRPVRQMFAEFLAARFPLRLETDIEPGLVQQVYAKARLAPNESIRGEVNQRLFAAAGAGALVLEPAQDNGLDELFEPGKEVVVYADALELDEAMRRFTGHPLEAERLGRAGWERVRREHQPGHRVQALGRLALSAQAGAGASGAQGERLFWLTAGRALESNLLAAAPEEVIGELARFQEDPDCLVSILSILTLGGQSRDALHLGLRFASEGFARDGASFQACLCALALRQQEYPLALRLYEDFAKAAGEALRPAKTPAKLYAALAETLARRDLNCRPGFPFDPAMHLPATASEFFHMSLQCAPDDVEVLRKAEALLRAVPGSELYRMGYLSEISLRNREDFRLGLALGLVDLKLFRIDQGLEELRVAREQARSLGKLESFERILAAQDPRGRIRAALAV, encoded by the coding sequence ATGAACGCCAAACCCCTGGCGGTCTACGTCTCGCCGAGCCTCGCCCCCTGGCTGGAGGCCTTCCCCGCCGAGGTGGCGGTGCTGACCCCTCCGCCCGGCATCTTCGACCTGCCCGCCGCCCTGGAGGAGCGGGGCCTGCGCCCTGACCTGATACTCCAGGACGAACGCCTGGCTCCGCGCGTCCTGCTGAAGGGCCTGGAGACACTCCCCTGCCCCAAGGTGTTCTGGAGCCTGGACCCGCACCTGAATCCCTACTGGCAGGCCCCCTACTCCACGCTGTTCGACGCCGTGGCCGTCACCCAGAAGGACTGGGTCGAGCCCATGCGCCGCGCCGGAAATCCGGCCCAGACAGCGGCCAGGTCCGTGGAGTGGATCACCTGGAACGCCCGCAGCGTGGCCTGGACGCCGTTCGCCGAGCGCCAGGACAATGCGGCCTTCGTGGGCCGCATCAACGAGTTCCGCCCGGTCAGGCAGATGTTCGCGGAGTTCCTGGCGGCCCGCTTCCCCCTGCGCCTGGAGACCGACATCGAGCCCGGACTTGTCCAGCAGGTGTACGCAAAGGCGCGGCTTGCGCCCAACGAGTCCATCCGGGGCGAGGTGAACCAGCGCCTCTTCGCAGCCGCCGGAGCCGGAGCCCTGGTGCTGGAACCGGCCCAGGACAACGGCCTGGATGAGCTCTTCGAGCCCGGCAAGGAAGTGGTGGTCTACGCCGACGCCCTGGAACTGGACGAGGCCATGCGCCGCTTCACCGGCCACCCCCTTGAGGCGGAGCGCCTGGGCCGCGCCGGTTGGGAGCGTGTGCGCCGCGAGCACCAGCCCGGGCACCGGGTTCAGGCTCTGGGGCGTCTGGCCCTGTCCGCGCAGGCCGGGGCCGGAGCGTCAGGCGCGCAAGGAGAGCGGCTGTTCTGGCTGACGGCCGGGCGCGCCCTGGAATCGAACCTGCTGGCAGCCGCCCCGGAGGAGGTCATCGGAGAGCTGGCCCGCTTCCAGGAGGACCCGGACTGCCTGGTCTCCATCCTGTCCATCCTCACGCTGGGGGGCCAGTCGCGAGACGCCCTGCATCTGGGCCTGCGCTTCGCCTCGGAGGGTTTCGCGCGCGACGGGGCATCGTTCCAGGCCTGCCTGTGCGCCCTGGCCCTGCGCCAGCAGGAGTATCCCCTGGCGCTGCGCCTGTACGAGGATTTCGCCAAGGCCGCAGGCGAAGCGCTTCGCCCTGCGAAGACCCCGGCGAAGCTCTACGCCGCCCTGGCCGAGACCCTGGCCCGGCGCGACCTCAACTGCCGCCCCGGCTTCCCCTTCGACCCGGCCATGCACCTCCCGGCCACGGCCAGCGAGTTCTTCCACATGAGCCTCCAATGCGCGCCGGACGACGTGGAGGTGCTGCGCAAGGCCGAGGCCCTGCTGCGCGCCGTACCCGGCAGCGAGCTCTATCGAATGGGCTATCTGTCCGAGATTTCGCTTCGAAATCGCGAGGACTTCCGCCTGGGGCTGGCGCTGGGGCTTGTGGACCTGAAGCTTTTTCGCATCGATCAGGGTTTGGAGGAGCTGCGCGTGGCCCGCGAGCAGGCACGCTCCCTGGGCAAGCTCGAGAGCTTCGAGCGCATCCTGGCCGCGCAGGACCCGCGCGGACGCATCCGGGCGGCGCTTGCGGTCTGA
- a CDS encoding DNA-3-methyladenine glycosylase I: MSLVTGADGLARCPWPGTDPLYLEYHDREWGAPLRDDRALFELLLLEGFQAGLSWLTILRRRESMRRAFQGFDPVTLAAYGDADFQRLLADPGIIRNRLKVHGATKNARAYLAILEKHGSFSDYLWGFVNHRPVANAWERMQDVPAKTPLSDEISRALKAAGFTFVGSTIIYAFMQASGLVNDHLNGCFRHAQLTAPA; this comes from the coding sequence ATGAGCCTCGTCACGGGAGCGGACGGCCTCGCGCGCTGCCCCTGGCCGGGAACCGACCCCCTCTACCTGGAGTACCACGACCGCGAATGGGGCGCGCCCCTGCGAGACGACCGCGCCCTGTTCGAACTGCTCCTGCTGGAGGGTTTCCAGGCCGGGCTGTCCTGGCTGACCATCCTCCGGCGGCGCGAAAGCATGCGCCGGGCCTTCCAAGGCTTCGACCCCGTGACCCTGGCAGCCTACGGCGACGCGGATTTCCAGCGCCTGCTGGCCGACCCCGGCATCATCCGAAACCGCTTGAAGGTCCACGGGGCCACGAAGAACGCCAGGGCCTACTTGGCCATCCTGGAAAAGCACGGCAGCTTCTCGGACTACCTGTGGGGCTTCGTGAACCACCGCCCCGTGGCCAACGCCTGGGAGCGCATGCAGGACGTCCCGGCAAAAACGCCCCTTTCCGACGAGATAAGCCGCGCCCTCAAGGCCGCCGGGTTCACCTTCGTGGGCTCCACCATCATCTACGCGTTCATGCAGGCCTCCGGGCTGGTGAACGACCACCTCAACGGCTGCTTCCGCCACGCACAGCTCACAGCGCCCGCATGA
- a CDS encoding flagellar protein FlaG: MNVQTQELPHEAVLQTLTAERAVQSLKEKDEKAVSVAVGQDVRKELRDTPQEDDPKTLGRDDVTKLVNKAQDYFKDKGVNLHFKVLDDSDELQVEVVDADSNKVIRKFPQDELLKLSDSLKRMSKGLMDKAV, translated from the coding sequence ATGAACGTACAGACCCAGGAACTGCCGCACGAGGCCGTTCTCCAGACGCTGACGGCGGAACGCGCCGTACAGTCGCTCAAGGAGAAAGACGAGAAGGCCGTCTCCGTTGCAGTCGGACAGGACGTCCGAAAGGAACTCCGGGACACGCCGCAAGAGGACGACCCCAAGACCTTGGGCCGCGACGATGTGACGAAACTCGTGAATAAGGCCCAGGACTACTTCAAGGACAAGGGCGTCAACCTGCACTTCAAGGTGCTGGACGATTCCGACGAGCTCCAGGTGGAGGTGGTGGACGCCGACAGCAACAAGGTGATCCGGAAGTTTCCCCAGGATGAACTGCTGAAGCTCTCGGACAGCCTGAAGCGCATGAGCAAGGGGCTCATGGACAAGGCCGTCTGA
- the ileS gene encoding isoleucine--tRNA ligase, producing MKPAPSSVSFPKLEEEVLAFWNEDRTFWKSLDKTKNGKPYVFYDGPPFATGLPHYGHILTSYVKDTVPRYHTMQGRFVDRTWGWDCHGLPIEYEVEKKLAISGKAEIQEYGIGKFNEKCRDIVLGYAGEWEKAVGRIGRWVDFSRQYKTMDLTFMESVLWIFSELFKKGLVYESPRVVAYCNRCMTPLSNFETGLDDSFRERDDMAITVRFREKADPTRSFLAWTTTPWTLPSNLALALGPDMTYVLVEIAPDDKVWIAKERMEAYKKFLPENPVILEEVKGSALVGRKYQPLFPYAVSEKTHVVLEGSFVDTSTGTGIVHMAPAFGEDDYNLCTAQGIDIFDPVDHQGKFTEAAPDLTGTGVFESNKVVARRLREDGSLFAQENYRHRYPHCWRCDQPLIYRAISSWYVKVAENRDKLLSCNEDINWVPGHIGTGRFKNWIADARDWSVSRNRFWGTPIPVWRCGSCGQLEVPGSIAELEARSGQKIEDLHRPFCDELSWACSKDGCSGAMHRVPEVFDCWFESGAMPYGQAHYPFEKKEWFDANYPASFIVEYIAQTRGWFYTLLVEGALLKNQTPFTNCICHGVVLAEDGRKMSKRLKNFPDPMDVVNKYGSDALRIYLLSSPVVRGLDLRFSERDVEDAVRRYLIPFWNVFHFYTSYAALAQGYEPKRLETAEQLADRHLLAELEELRKAVSANIEAYDLPKCYQAILEFIDTLSGWYVRLNRPRFWTETLTDDARQAFDTLYTAILEASRIFAPFIPFAMDHIHKHLTGESVHLADWPVAVPGREDVKLTAEIATVRRVIECGRSIREKVRINLRQPLASILVAGVDPATVEPYKALIEEQVNVKGVEFPAGADSFAARAVQLDAKKLGPLLKGAFGPTQAAVKAGNYEIGADGALTAAGTRVEQGDFSIVWAALSEDVGVAASQSLVVGLNLVVTPELKREGCARTLNRLIQDQRKKLNLAYDQRVKLGIVADGVWKEALDAHLGWLTEQCLAVGVEWSVAAPQIELSDDNGTLKIEVIAQ from the coding sequence GTGAAACCAGCCCCGTCGTCCGTATCCTTCCCCAAACTGGAGGAGGAGGTCCTGGCCTTCTGGAACGAGGACCGCACCTTCTGGAAGTCCCTCGACAAGACCAAGAACGGCAAGCCCTACGTCTTCTACGACGGCCCCCCCTTCGCCACGGGCCTGCCCCATTACGGCCACATCCTCACCTCCTACGTAAAAGACACCGTGCCGCGCTACCACACCATGCAGGGCCGCTTCGTGGACCGCACCTGGGGCTGGGACTGCCACGGCCTGCCCATCGAGTACGAGGTGGAGAAGAAGCTGGCCATCTCCGGCAAGGCCGAGATCCAGGAGTACGGCATCGGCAAGTTCAACGAGAAGTGCCGCGACATCGTGCTGGGCTACGCGGGCGAATGGGAAAAGGCCGTGGGCCGCATCGGACGCTGGGTTGATTTCTCGCGCCAGTACAAGACCATGGACCTGACCTTCATGGAGTCGGTGCTGTGGATCTTCTCCGAACTCTTCAAGAAAGGGCTGGTGTACGAGAGCCCGCGCGTGGTGGCCTACTGCAACCGCTGCATGACCCCGCTCTCCAACTTCGAGACCGGCCTGGACGACTCCTTCCGCGAGCGCGACGACATGGCCATCACCGTGCGCTTCCGGGAAAAGGCCGACCCCACCCGCTCCTTCCTGGCCTGGACCACCACCCCCTGGACGCTCCCCTCCAACCTGGCCCTGGCCCTGGGCCCGGACATGACCTACGTCCTGGTGGAGATCGCCCCGGACGACAAGGTGTGGATCGCCAAGGAGCGCATGGAGGCCTACAAGAAGTTCCTGCCCGAGAATCCGGTCATCCTGGAAGAGGTGAAGGGTTCCGCCCTGGTGGGGCGCAAGTACCAGCCGCTCTTCCCCTACGCCGTATCCGAGAAGACCCACGTGGTGCTGGAAGGCTCCTTCGTGGACACCTCCACGGGCACGGGCATCGTGCACATGGCCCCCGCCTTCGGTGAGGACGACTACAACCTCTGCACCGCCCAGGGCATCGACATCTTCGACCCCGTGGACCACCAGGGCAAGTTCACCGAGGCCGCCCCGGACCTCACGGGCACGGGCGTGTTCGAGTCCAACAAGGTGGTGGCGCGCAGGCTGCGCGAGGACGGCTCCCTGTTCGCCCAGGAGAACTACCGCCACAGGTATCCCCACTGCTGGCGCTGCGACCAGCCGCTCATCTACCGGGCCATCTCCAGCTGGTACGTGAAGGTGGCCGAGAACCGCGACAAGCTGCTCTCCTGCAACGAGGACATCAACTGGGTGCCCGGCCACATCGGCACCGGCCGCTTCAAGAACTGGATCGCCGACGCGCGCGACTGGTCGGTTTCCCGCAACCGCTTCTGGGGCACGCCCATCCCGGTGTGGCGCTGCGGCTCCTGCGGCCAGCTCGAGGTGCCCGGCTCCATCGCCGAGCTGGAAGCCAGGTCCGGCCAGAAGATCGAGGACCTGCACCGTCCCTTTTGCGACGAGCTCAGCTGGGCCTGCTCCAAGGACGGATGCTCCGGGGCCATGCACCGCGTGCCCGAGGTGTTCGACTGCTGGTTCGAATCCGGAGCCATGCCCTACGGACAGGCCCACTACCCCTTCGAGAAGAAGGAGTGGTTCGACGCCAACTACCCGGCCAGCTTCATCGTGGAATACATCGCCCAGACGCGCGGCTGGTTCTACACCCTGCTTGTTGAAGGGGCGCTGCTCAAGAACCAGACGCCCTTCACCAACTGCATCTGCCACGGCGTGGTGCTGGCCGAGGACGGCCGCAAGATGTCCAAGCGCCTGAAGAACTTCCCCGACCCCATGGACGTGGTCAACAAGTACGGCTCGGACGCCCTGCGCATCTACCTGCTCTCCTCGCCCGTGGTGCGCGGCCTGGACCTGCGCTTCTCCGAACGCGACGTGGAAGACGCCGTGCGCCGCTACCTGATCCCGTTCTGGAACGTGTTCCACTTCTATACGTCCTACGCGGCCCTGGCCCAGGGCTATGAGCCCAAGCGCCTGGAGACCGCCGAGCAGCTGGCCGACCGCCACCTGCTGGCCGAACTGGAAGAGCTGCGCAAGGCGGTCTCGGCCAACATCGAGGCTTACGACCTGCCCAAGTGCTACCAGGCCATCCTGGAGTTCATCGACACGCTCTCGGGCTGGTACGTGCGCCTGAACCGCCCCCGCTTCTGGACCGAGACCCTCACCGACGACGCGCGCCAGGCCTTCGACACCCTGTACACGGCGATCCTGGAGGCCTCGCGCATCTTCGCGCCCTTCATCCCCTTCGCCATGGACCACATCCACAAGCACCTGACCGGCGAGTCGGTGCATCTGGCCGACTGGCCCGTGGCCGTGCCGGGACGAGAAGACGTGAAGCTCACCGCGGAGATCGCCACGGTGCGCCGGGTGATCGAGTGCGGGCGCTCCATCCGTGAGAAGGTGCGCATCAACCTGCGCCAGCCCCTGGCCTCCATCCTGGTGGCGGGCGTGGACCCGGCCACGGTAGAGCCCTACAAGGCGCTCATCGAGGAGCAGGTGAACGTGAAGGGCGTTGAGTTCCCGGCCGGGGCGGACTCGTTCGCGGCGCGCGCCGTGCAACTGGACGCCAAGAAGCTCGGGCCTCTACTCAAGGGCGCTTTCGGGCCGACCCAGGCAGCCGTGAAGGCCGGAAACTACGAGATCGGCGCGGACGGCGCGCTCACCGCCGCTGGCACGCGTGTGGAGCAGGGCGACTTCTCCATTGTCTGGGCGGCGCTCAGCGAGGACGTGGGCGTGGCCGCCTCGCAGTCCCTGGTGGTGGGGCTCAATCTGGTGGTGACCCCGGAACTCAAGCGCGAGGGCTGCGCCAGGACGCTGAACCGCCTGATCCAGGACCAGCGCAAGAAGCTCAATCTGGCCTACGACCAGCGCGTGAAGCTCGGCATCGTGGCCGACGGCGTCTGGAAGGAAGCGCTGGACGCGCACCTGGGCTGGCTGACCGAGCAGTGCCTGGCGGTCGGCGTGGAGTGGAGCGTGGCCGCGCCGCAGATCGAGCTGTCCGACGACAACGGCACGCTGAAGATCGAAGTGATCGCCCAGTAG
- a CDS encoding CvpA family protein, translating into MNIADLALLIIWGFFFFRGYYRGLVKEAASILALILGFKLAVAYSPQVSPHLTSLVSNPAFAAPAAFILIFVGVMIACSLIVSGLTALMKLTLIDWANKFFGGFFGLAKGVFITALVLWVWTVLLPKPDFMASSRLVPVLEKVDAALSEYIPADWKQKLKTLTPPPVVPQKKVVEEPKPQPKPQAKPQAQPSEGQPKKG; encoded by the coding sequence GTGAACATAGCTGACTTGGCCCTGCTCATCATCTGGGGCTTCTTCTTTTTCCGGGGATACTACCGGGGCCTGGTCAAGGAGGCGGCGTCCATCCTGGCGCTGATCCTTGGGTTCAAGCTGGCCGTGGCCTACTCCCCGCAGGTGTCCCCGCACCTGACCTCGCTGGTCTCCAACCCGGCCTTCGCCGCGCCCGCAGCCTTCATCCTCATCTTCGTGGGCGTGATGATCGCCTGTTCGCTCATCGTCAGCGGACTCACGGCGCTCATGAAGCTGACCCTGATCGACTGGGCCAACAAGTTTTTCGGCGGCTTCTTCGGGCTGGCCAAGGGCGTGTTCATAACCGCCCTGGTGCTCTGGGTGTGGACGGTGCTGCTGCCCAAACCGGACTTCATGGCCTCCTCGCGTCTGGTGCCGGTGCTTGAAAAAGTCGACGCGGCCCTGTCCGAGTACATCCCGGCGGACTGGAAGCAGAAGCTGAAAACCCTGACCCCGCCCCCTGTGGTTCCCCAGAAGAAGGTCGTGGAGGAACCCAAGCCCCAGCCCAAACCGCAGGCCAAACCGCAGGCCCAGCCCTCGGAAGGCCAGCCCAAGAAAGGATAA
- the mazG gene encoding nucleoside triphosphate pyrophosphohydrolase has translation MSDASGEALAKLRQVVATLLGPDGCPWDRKQTPETLCDYVVEEAFELVEAIRSGDSKAAMEELGDVLFLLCFVAALFEQRGEFTLADATDAITAKMIRRHPHVFEGAKVENQEQLLRNWERIKRQEKDNKEGIFDSLPRGLPALLKAYRLNSKAARHHFTWETDADQTAQLASEWAELQEAIAGGDPVRVEAEFGDYLFSLVEYGRRLGVKANAALEGANATFLSRFEAMEELARERGLDTAQFGLTDWDGLWDEVKAQGK, from the coding sequence ATGTCCGACGCTTCAGGCGAGGCCCTGGCCAAGCTGCGTCAGGTGGTCGCCACGCTGCTCGGTCCGGACGGCTGTCCCTGGGACCGCAAGCAGACCCCGGAAACCCTCTGCGACTACGTGGTCGAGGAAGCCTTCGAGCTGGTGGAGGCCATCCGCTCCGGCGACTCCAAGGCCGCCATGGAAGAGCTGGGCGACGTCCTGTTCCTCTTGTGCTTCGTGGCCGCGCTCTTCGAGCAGCGCGGGGAGTTCACCCTGGCCGACGCCACGGACGCCATCACCGCCAAGATGATCCGCCGCCATCCCCACGTGTTCGAGGGGGCGAAGGTGGAGAACCAGGAGCAGCTGCTCAGGAACTGGGAGCGCATCAAGCGTCAGGAAAAAGACAATAAAGAGGGGATCTTCGATTCCCTGCCGCGCGGCCTGCCCGCGCTCCTGAAGGCCTACCGACTGAACTCCAAGGCCGCCCGGCACCACTTCACCTGGGAGACGGACGCCGATCAGACCGCGCAGCTGGCCTCGGAGTGGGCCGAGCTCCAGGAGGCCATCGCTGGGGGCGACCCGGTCCGTGTGGAAGCCGAATTCGGCGACTACCTGTTCAGCCTGGTGGAGTACGGCCGCAGGCTCGGCGTGAAGGCCAACGCGGCCCTGGAAGGGGCCAACGCCACGTTCCTCTCCCGCTTTGAGGCCATGGAGGAACTGGCCCGCGAACGCGGGCTGGACACCGCTCAATTCGGCCTTACTGATTGGGACGGACTCTGGGACGAAGTGAAGGCGCAGGGAAAGTAG